DNA sequence from the Gemmatimonadota bacterium genome:
TTCGCCTGCCCGCCAGGCACCTGGAGCTTGATGAAGCCGATAACCTTCTTTGCCATGTCTCGCCTATGCCAGCTTCTTTAGTTGAGTGTACTCGAGGTCCACGGTGGTCGGCCGTCCGAAGATCGACACCTCCACTCTGACGCGGCCCTTGTCGTGATCCACCTCGTTCACCACCCCGCTGAATCCGTTGAAAGGGCCGTCGGTGACCTCGACCGCCTCCTCGGTTCGGAAGGGCACGCGAGCGCGCTCCTCCTCCGCTTCCTCGCCCGTGCCCAGAATGCGGTTGATCTCCTCCTCCGCCAAGGGACGTGGATTCAGGGGCTGGGGTCCCACGAACCGCAGGACCCCGGCTATCGAATTCACCAGGTGCACGGTGTATTCCTTCAGATAGGGCCTGATCTTCTCGTTGGTGTGAGAATCCTCACCGTCGAAGTAGGTGAGAAGCTCGACCAGGACGTAGCCGGGATAGCTCCGTTTGGTAACCGTCACGCGCTTCTGGTTGCGCATCTGGATGGTTTCGTACGTGGGAACCAGGGCACGGAGGATCTCGGGTTCCCGATCGTCTTCCTCCGCGCTGAGCCTCTCCTCGTCGATGAGGGTCTCGATCAGATGCAGGACGCGGTTCTCCTTGGAGGACAGCGCCTGCACGGCGTACCAGCGGGGCTCCGGTTCGGGCACCGGGTTGAACGCGACCATCCTAGGCGCCGAACATCCCCATGATGAGCTGGACGAACCAGTCGGAAACCCTGTCCATGATCCAGATGATCAAGGAGATGACGACCGTGAACGCCACCACGACGATCGTGGCGCTGCGCAGTTGGTCGGCGTCCGGCCAGGCGACCTTGCCGAGCTCTGCCGCGCACTCTCCCAGGAAACGCCTCGGACCGGCGACCCGTTCCAGAACCGACACCTACCGGGTCTCCTTGTGCGGCATGTGCCGCCGGCAGCGCCGACAGTACTTGCGATACTCGACCCGCCCGGGGTGGAGGCGCTTGTTCTTCGTGGTGGTGTAGTTCCTCTCCTTGCATTCGTTGCAGGCGAGGATCACGCGGTCACGAGGCATTGGCGGATTCCGGTCTCTCTACTCGAGGATCTCGGTGACGACGCCCGCACCGACGGTGCGTCCGCCCTCTCGGATCGCGAAGCGCAGCTCCGGATCCGATCAGTTCCACCTCCATCTGCACGTTGTCGCCCGGCATCACCATCTCCACGCCCTCCGGCAGACGGGCGGCTCCCGTCACGTCCGTCGTCCGAAAGTAGAACTGCGGCCGGTAGCCGTCGAAGAACGGCGTGTGGCGTCCGCCCTCGTCCTTCTTCAGAACATACACCTCGGCCTTGAACTTCGTATGAGGCGTGATCGTCTTCGGAGCCGCCAGCACTTGGCCCCGCTCGATCTCCGTCTTCCCCACCCCGCGCAGCAGCAGTCCGGCGTTGTCGCCCGCCTGACCCTCCGTCAATATCTTCCGGAACATCTCCACCCCCGTCACCACCGTCTTCCGGTCCGCCCCCATCCCCACGATCTCCACCTCCTCGCCCTGACGGACGATCCCCCGCTCGATCCGTCCCGTCGCCACCGTCCCACGTCCCGTGATCGAGAACACGTCCTCCACGGGCATCAGGAACGGACGGTCCACGTCCCGCACAGGCTCCGGAATGTAGCTGTCGATCGCGTCCATCAGCTCCTGCACGCAGTTCGCCGCCGCTCCCTCTCCCCCAGCCTC
Encoded proteins:
- a CDS encoding transcription termination/antitermination protein NusG is translated as MVAFNPVPEPEPRWYAVQALSSKENRVLHLIETLIDEERLSAEEDDREPEILRALVPTYETIQMRNQKRVTVTKRSYPGYVLVELLTYFDGEDSHTNEKIRPYLKEYTVHLVNSIAGVLRFVGPQPLNPRPLAEEEINRILGTGEEAEEERARVPFRTEEAVEVTDGPFNGFSGVVNEVDHDKGRVRVEVSIFGRPTTVDLEYTQLKKLA
- the secE gene encoding preprotein translocase subunit SecE; its protein translation is MSVLERVAGPRRFLGECAAELGKVAWPDADQLRSATIVVVAFTVVISLIIWIMDRVSDWFVQLIMGMFGA
- the rpmG gene encoding 50S ribosomal protein L33, coding for MPRDRVILACNECKERNYTTTKNKRLHPGRVEYRKYCRRCRRHMPHKETR